Part of the Thiohalophilus sp. genome is shown below.
GGGTGCTGATCGGCAAGGCGCTGGCCCATGAGCCGATGGTTCTGTTTCTGGACGAACCGACCGCCGGGGTGGACGTGGAGCTGCGCCAGGAGATGTGGGCGCTGGTGCGGCGGCTGCGCGCCTCGGGGGTGACCATTATTCTCACGACCCACTATATCGAAGAGGCCGAGGCGATCGCGGATCGGGTCGGGGTGATTAACAATGGTGAATTGCTGCTGGTGGATGACAAGGACGCGCTGATGCACAAGCTGGGCAAGCGCCAGCTGGTAATCGAACTGGAGACGCCGTTGTCAGCCTTGCCCGGGGAACTGGCGCCCTGGAAGCTGGAGCTGTCGGAGGCCGGGGATAAACTGGCCTATACGTATGATCCGCATAAATCGCATACCGGGATCCACGAACTGCTGCAGGCCCTCGCCGAGAGCGGACTGGTGATCAAGGATGTGCAGACGACGCAAACGTCGCTTGAAGAGATCTTCGTCAATCTGGTGAAGGGTAAAAAATGAAAAGGAACAGTTGGCAGTTTGCAGTTGGCAGATGGCAGTCAAAAGAGGAAGGCCGGATCAGGCAGAGTGGAACCGGGATGAACCAGGCTGGCATGCGATTAGTGGAAAGATTGCCGCGCTCGCGTTGCTCGCTCGCAATGACAGCAACTG
Proteins encoded:
- a CDS encoding ABC transporter ATP-binding protein; the protein is MQPIVSINNLSKTYGSGFKALKNVNLEIQPGEILALLGPNGAGKTTLISIICGIVNPGGGSVTVDGYDIQRDYRQTRSRIGLVPQELSLGAFEKVWHTMCFSRGLFGKPPNPDYIEQLLKDLTLWDKRNNMLMMLSGGMKRRVLIGKALAHEPMVLFLDEPTAGVDVELRQEMWALVRRLRASGVTIILTTHYIEEAEAIADRVGVINNGELLLVDDKDALMHKLGKRQLVIELETPLSALPGELAPWKLELSEAGDKLAYTYDPHKSHTGIHELLQALAESGLVIKDVQTTQTSLEEIFVNLVKGKK